The Kineothrix sp. IPX-CK genomic interval AAGGACCATTAGATTTACGGCTAAATCCTTCTAAAGGCATGTCCGCAGCAGAGCGCCTTAAAAATATTTCACTGGAAGAATTACATGGTATGTTGTCGGAAAACGCGGACGAACCTCATTGTGCTGATATCGCCCGTGCTATTATCTCAGCGATAAAAAAAGGAACCGACATAGCAACGACAAGTCAGCTCCAACAAATTATCAAAGACACGCTTAGATTCCTTCCTGAAAAAGACAGAGACAATGAGATTAAAAAATCTTGTCAAAGATGCTTTCAAGCATTACGAATTGATGTTAATAATGAATTTGAAATGCTATATGAATTCTTAGAAAAACTTCCTGCCGCATTAGCTGAGGGCGGGCGTGTTGCTATCCTCACTTTTCATTCCGGCGAGGATCGTCTCGTTAAAAAGTCTTTCCAGCGCTTCTATCGTGAAGGTATCTATAGCGAAATAGCTTCTGAGGCTATCCGGCCATCAGCAGCCGAATGCAGTTCCAACAGCCGCGCCAGGAGTGCGAAATTACGTTGGGCTGTAAAATCATGACGATCTTTCGCCCTGTTGTGTTTTATATGCTTCAAATCTACTTATAATATCAGGATTATCAACCAAAAAATCTACTAAATTCTTTATACGAAATGTGGTTTCATTACTTAATGTATGCTCTATCTTTTCAGTTTCCTGCAGCACCATGGAAGCATCAACACCGATAATTCTCATAAAGTTTTCAATAATCTTATGGCGCTTTATGAGCCAGTCTCCGATCTCCTTACCTTTTTCCTCAAGGAAAAGTACACTGTACTTTTCATACTTAATATATCCCATTTCAGAAAGACGCTGAACCATTTTTGTTGCGGATGAGGGTTGAATATTAAGGGCTTGTGATAACTCATTAATTCTTGTAAATCCGTTTTTAATTGAAAGCCGGCTAATCATTTCGATATAGTCTTCCATAGACGCAGTCAGGGAACTGTCGTCTTTTTTCATATATTCATTAAAGGTATGAAAATCACTGTTTTTCATGCTCCACCTGCCCGAATGCCTCTTTATAAGTTTATTCACTTAAATTTTAAACATTCCCAATGTAACACTTTTGGCCCTAACTGGTTGCTATACATGATTTTTGCCGGGCAGGCTTAATATATTAAGAAATATTCCCGGATATAGAAGGCCATAAGAAGGTCGAACTTAACCTTGGAATCATTTATTTCGCTGCCCAACAGCTCTTTGATTTTTTTCATACGGTAGATTACCGTATTCCTATGTGTGTGAAGTTTATCTGATGTTTCCAGCAAATTACAGTCAGACAGAAGGAAAATTCTTAGTGTGGTCAGATAATCGGTCTCGTGAGCAGAATCATAGGCCTCCAGTTTTCCGAGTTTTTTTTGGCAGATGTCTTTGAGCATTTCAGGATCAGAGGATGAAAATAAAATCTGAAAAATGCCAAGCTCTTCAAAATTCACTAAGGGTATATTCCAAAAGACCGCGGATGCGAGGGCAAAACGAGCCCGCTTATAGCAAAGACTGAATTCTTTCAGGGAGGAAAAAACATTGCTGATACCAAGGATAATGCTATCGCAGAATAGAAGGATTTCCAATACTTCCTCAAATGACATCTCAGTCCGGGAGGGCTGATAAATCAACACCTGCCGGTTGTCATGCTCAAAAAGATGATATTTAAAATGCCGATGGTTCAGCGCAAAGGTAACTCTGGTAGTATTTTGGAGATTTTGCATGACAATGATACGGTACTCATCATCTGTGGCAAAGCCATACCGGTTCAAGGTCAGCAATGTGCTTTCGTGTAGATTTGCCTGATAAACAGCACTCTGAAAAGCAGCATTCAATTCATCGGTACGCTGTGTGCTTTGGAGAAGCGTACGGCAGTAGTCCTGCATAATATCAACAAGATGGACATCCCAGGGAATCGTGAACAGAGGAAATTCGCTTGTGATACAGAATTCAATAATCTCCTCCGTAAGTTCCTCGATATGGATGTATTGTCCCACATTAATAAGGATTCCACTGCAATTGTGAGTAACTAAAGAGCGTATAAAATCAAACAAGGCAATTCCGCTTCTGGTAAACAGACCTGTAGTGATTACAAGCTCGCCGCCCTTTAAAAAAGACATATTTTGAAAATCTTCGGCCAGATAAATCCAGGAAACAGAATTAGTTAATCCAGCCTCTCCGCTGTGCAGTGTCATACTGTATTTCTCTTTTGTGGAATGATAAAGCTCAGATACCTGTGTTTTCATAATATAAAAGCCTCCATGTATGTCTGGTGTAGAGCTGCGCAACCACTTTTATGTAATAGGATCACTTTCCTATTACATAAAAATTATGCATCAGTATAGCAGAATTGTACCTGAAGTACAATAGCAAATGAAAAAATTGGAGCAAGGTAACATTGCTCCTTATAAAGAGGCAGGATATAATACAATATATAATAAATAGAAAAGAGGTGTTTCCCATGAAGGAAAAGTTTGTTGTTACGATTACGAGACAGTTTGGAAGCATGGGCAGACCAATTGCACGCATGGTCAGTGAACGTCTGGGCATAGAATACTATGACCGGGATATTGTGGAAATGACCTCAAAAAATCTGCAGCTTCCGGTATCTACCATCAGTGATGTAGAAGAAAGCGCGAAGACAGCCTTCTTTAATATGAACTATCCCCTGGGTATGGGAACTACCGCCATTCAGGATTCTATTTTTTCCGTTCAGAAAAAAATTATCATAGATCTGGCAGAACGGGAGTCCTGTATTATTGTAGGAAGATGCGCAGATTACATATTATGGGATCGTAAAAATATCTTCAATGTATTCATTTATGCACCTTATGAGGCAAGGCTGTCCAATTGCATAGAACGGCTGAACCTGAGACCTGACGAGGCAAAGAAGATGATCGCTTCGGTGGATAAGGCAAGAGAATCCTATCATCGTCATTATTGCGGTTATTCCATGTCGGATAAGGAGCATAAGCATCTTATGATAGATTCCAGTCTTTTGGGCATAGAAGGAACTTGTGAAATATTGACGGATGTGATACGGAAGAAATTCTCCTCTGTCATGTGAGACTGCCAAACTGTTACAAATAAATAACAATAACGCCTTGGGCAATGAAGCTGCAATACAGCTCATTGCCCTTTTTGTTAGGGTGTGTCTGAAAACTGCTTGTACCGGGCTAAGTTTCAGACACGCCCAAGGAAAGGAGGAGATGAAAATGCTGGAAATCAATAACCTGTCTAAATGCTTTGAGGATCTTGAGGTTTTAAGAGATGTAAACCTGACTGTAAAAAAAGGAGAAGTGGTAGTAATCATCGGTCCATCCGGTTCCGGCAAAAGTACGTTTCTGCGCTGCATCAATTTGCTGGAGAAGCCTACCGGAGGAGAAATCTTATACATGGAGCAGGATATTACCAAAATGGGGAAGAAGGTGACCGATTACCGGAAGCAGGTTGGAATGGTATTTCAGCGCTTCAATTTGTTTCCCTTGAAAACCACTTTGGAAAACGTGATGTATGCACCGGTAAAGCTAGGCAAAGTATCGGCAAAAGAAGCCAAAGAGCAGGCTCTGGAATTACTTCGGAAAGTGGGTCTGGAGCATAAGGCCGAGTCTTATCCATCCTCGCTTTCAGGCGGACAACAGCAAAGAGTTGCAATTGCAAGAGCTCTGGCCATGAAGCCGGAGATTCTATTGTTTGATGAACCGACTTCCGCACTGGATCCTGAGCTGGTAGGTGATGTGCTTGAGGTAATGAAACAGCTTGCCGGAGAAGGAATGACAATGATCGTAGTCACACATGAGATGGGATTTGCGAAGGATGTGGCAGATCGGGTTATCTTTATGGATGGAGGCTATATTGTGGAGGAAGGAGCTCCGTGTGATATCTTCACTCAGCCGAAGCATGAAAGAACAAAGCTGTTTTTATCCAGAGTATTATGACCTGCTGCGGCTTGGTCACATCAACAGTTTCAAGCGGACAGTACACCAAGGGAGGTAAACTATGAAATTAATTTTTGAAAGGCATTCACAACCTTGGTCCCCAGCCTGTGGGAGGGTGTTGGAATTGTAATCTACATTACTTTGGCAGGCTTCACACTCGCGTTAGTGGTTGCATTAGTAATTGCAATCGGAAGGCTGTCGAAAAACAGACTTTTAAGCGGATTTTTAGGCATAACTATTGAACTGGTCAGGGGAACGCCTTTGCTTGTGCAGTTATTCTATATTTATTTTGTAATACCGATTCTTCTGAACGGACTTCTATCAATATTTGGTTTTCAGGCAAATATAAAGCCGGAAGCCGCTACCTGCGGGATTATCGGATTCGCCTTGAACTATGGCTGTTACATGTCTGAGGTCATAAGGTCTGCCATACTTGCGATAGATCCGGGCCAACGGGAAGCAGGCCTTGCACTTGGCTTCAGTGAGAGAAAAGTACTCTTTCACTTTATCATTCCGCCGGCGCTCAGGAATTCCATACCCGTATTTGGAAATTACCTCGTCATGCTCATTAAGGATACTTCCCTTCTTGCCATGATATCCGTTCAGGAACTTTTACTTCGTACAAAAACCTATGCATCACAAACATTCCTGACGGTGGAGGCATACACCATTCTGGCATTGGTATATCTGCTGCTGAGTATTCCGTTGTCACAGCTTAGTAAGATTGTGGAGCGCAGATTAAAGAGGAGTCGGTAACTATGATGGGTAATAAATTAAAACAAAAAAGAAAGGAATTGAGATTATGAAAAAGAGGAGTTTGAAAAAAGACATTACGTTGGTACTTATGCTGCTTACCCTGCTGGTGGTATTTACAGGATGCGGAGCTGCAAAGCAGGAAGACAAGACGGTATCTGAGGAAGTAGCGGAAAGCACACCGGCACCTGCCGGGGAGACGCAGGGAGAATCAGCAATGCTGACAGAAATCAAGGAGAAAGGATATATACTGATCGGTTCCTCCAATGATGCCCCTTTTTCCTATACGGATGTGGAAACCGGGGAATTAGAAGGAATAGATATTGAAATTCTCAAGGAAATATGCAGCCGCCTGGGCATTGATGATATTCAGATGAAAGTCATTGATTTTTCCAACCTTTTGGTGGAACTGAATAATAGAAATATAGATATGGTAGTAGATGCCATGTATGTTAAGGACGAACGTCTCGAGGTTGCGGCATTTACGGATAAATGGTATCAGGAGGGAGAAGCGGTTGTTATTCCCGGCAGTTCCGAGATAAAAAGCAAAGAGGATCTTAAGGGCAAAACAATCGGAGCACAGCCGGGAACGACATTCTACGAAACTGCACAGAAATGGCTGGATGAAGGCAAAATAGGCGCTTTGGATGCATACGATAAT includes:
- the rsmH gene encoding 16S rRNA (cytosine(1402)-N(4))-methyltransferase RsmH, with amino-acid sequence MGNQEQKHKRRTRYNGTHPKAFKDKYKELNPELYADTVEKVIQKGNTPAGMHRSICVKEILEFLQITPGQTGLDATLGYGGHTLELLKCLNSKGHLYATDVDSIELPRTRERLERLGYGPEILTVKHTNFSNIDQITSESGPLNFILADLGVSSMQIDNPERGFSYKTEGPLDLRLNPSKGMSAAERLKNISLEELHGMLSENADEPHCADIARAIISAIKKGTDIATTSQLQQIIKDTLRFLPEKDRDNEIKKSCQRCFQALRIDVNNEFEMLYEFLEKLPAALAEGGRVAILTFHSGEDRLVKKSFQRFYREGIYSEIASEAIRPSAAECSSNSRARSAKLRWAVKS
- a CDS encoding ABC transporter substrate-binding protein, translated to MKKRSLKKDITLVLMLLTLLVVFTGCGAAKQEDKTVSEEVAESTPAPAGETQGESAMLTEIKEKGYILIGSSNDAPFSYTDVETGELEGIDIEILKEICSRLGIDDIQMKVIDFSNLLVELNNRNIDMVVDAMYVKDERLEVAAFTDKWYQEGEAVVIPGSSEIKSKEDLKGKTIGAQPGTTFYETAQKWLDEGKIGALDAYDNQATLMTAVNTGKVDAVVTDGIVAGYTLSSDSSLDLKLLSPYEAEASGQIGAAVRFEDKDFLDEVNKCLNDMKEDGTLLTILNDYGLTEDYYVNVEEGKTENVQ
- a CDS encoding amino acid ABC transporter ATP-binding protein; its protein translation is MLEINNLSKCFEDLEVLRDVNLTVKKGEVVVIIGPSGSGKSTFLRCINLLEKPTGGEILYMEQDITKMGKKVTDYRKQVGMVFQRFNLFPLKTTLENVMYAPVKLGKVSAKEAKEQALELLRKVGLEHKAESYPSSLSGGQQQRVAIARALAMKPEILLFDEPTSALDPELVGDVLEVMKQLAGEGMTMIVVTHEMGFAKDVADRVIFMDGGYIVEEGAPCDIFTQPKHERTKLFLSRVL
- a CDS encoding cytidylate kinase-like family protein, with translation MKEKFVVTITRQFGSMGRPIARMVSERLGIEYYDRDIVEMTSKNLQLPVSTISDVEESAKTAFFNMNYPLGMGTTAIQDSIFSVQKKIIIDLAERESCIIVGRCADYILWDRKNIFNVFIYAPYEARLSNCIERLNLRPDEAKKMIASVDKARESYHRHYCGYSMSDKEHKHLMIDSSLLGIEGTCEILTDVIRKKFSSVM
- a CDS encoding PucR family transcriptional regulator — protein: MKTQVSELYHSTKEKYSMTLHSGEAGLTNSVSWIYLAEDFQNMSFLKGGELVITTGLFTRSGIALFDFIRSLVTHNCSGILINVGQYIHIEELTEEIIEFCITSEFPLFTIPWDVHLVDIMQDYCRTLLQSTQRTDELNAAFQSAVYQANLHESTLLTLNRYGFATDDEYRIIVMQNLQNTTRVTFALNHRHFKYHLFEHDNRQVLIYQPSRTEMSFEEVLEILLFCDSIILGISNVFSSLKEFSLCYKRARFALASAVFWNIPLVNFEELGIFQILFSSSDPEMLKDICQKKLGKLEAYDSAHETDYLTTLRIFLLSDCNLLETSDKLHTHRNTVIYRMKKIKELLGSEINDSKVKFDLLMAFYIREYFLIY
- a CDS encoding amino acid ABC transporter permease, coding for MAGFTLALVVALVIAIGRLSKNRLLSGFLGITIELVRGTPLLVQLFYIYFVIPILLNGLLSIFGFQANIKPEAATCGIIGFALNYGCYMSEVIRSAILAIDPGQREAGLALGFSERKVLFHFIIPPALRNSIPVFGNYLVMLIKDTSLLAMISVQELLLRTKTYASQTFLTVEAYTILALVYLLLSIPLSQLSKIVERRLKRSR
- the mntR gene encoding transcriptional regulator MntR, giving the protein MKNSDFHTFNEYMKKDDSSLTASMEDYIEMISRLSIKNGFTRINELSQALNIQPSSATKMVQRLSEMGYIKYEKYSVLFLEEKGKEIGDWLIKRHKIIENFMRIIGVDASMVLQETEKIEHTLSNETTFRIKNLVDFLVDNPDIISRFEAYKTQQGERSS